Genomic segment of Pseudomonas iranensis:
ATCAACGCCTGTTCGCGGTTTAGTTCAGCACGTAACTCTTCTTCGCTCGGCAGTATCGTCTTGTAGCTGCTGGCGAACAGTTGCTCATTGCCTTTGAGCATGGAATAGCGCGCCACCGAGTCATTGCTTTCCGCGCTCAGAATGATACCGACGGTTGGCTTGTCACCTTCGCTGCGCTTGAGCTCGTCGTACATGCGCACATACATGTCCATCTGCCCGACATCGCGGGCGCTGAGCTTGCCGCGTTTCAGGTCGATGATCACGAAGCACTTGAGCAGGTAGTTGTAGAACACCAGATCGATATAGAGGTCGACGCCGTCAGTGCTGATGCGTTGTTGGCGGGCGACAAAGGAAAAGCCTTTGCCAATTTCAAGCAGAAAGCTTTGCAAGTGATCGATGAGGGCTTGTTCGAGTCCGCTTTCCCTGACTTTGCCTGCCGAGGGCAGGCCGAGGAATTCGAGCATGACCGGATCGCGAATGAATTCCCGCGGATTGCATTTCATCGCGTCGATGTTGGTCGTGGCTTCCTCGGCCACCTCGGCTTTGTCCTGACTCATCAGCAGGCGCTCGTAGTAGAGCGTCAGGATCTGACGATCAAGGGCGCGGCTTGACCAGTTGAGGTCGGCGCATTCGTTCATGTACCACAGGCGCGCTTTCTCGTTCTCGACGCGTAGCAGGCGGCGGTAATGGGTCCAGCTCAATTCGGAACGCACTGCGTTCCAAATTGGAAAAGACTGATAAAAGCTGCGCATATATCGCAGATTGCGCTCATCAAATCCCTTCCCGAATTTCCCCGTTAGATCCTTCGCCAGCAGCGCGAGCAACTGCTGGCCATAACCCGCACGATGAGCGCCTTTCTGTTCGAAATTGACGATATGCCGGCCTATTTGCCAACAAGTCTGCACCTGGATCGTATCGACCGCGCGTAGCACTTTTTGCCGCGCCTGGCGAATCAGCTCGCCCAGTTCGCCCAGCAGTGAATCGATTTTATGGTCTTGCGTATCAGCAGGTTTGAGCTGGCTCATCGGGTCTTCCGCATTCTGGAAACAGAGACGCAAGCATGCCGGGGAAGGCGGCGCAGGTATGTCGGGCGAACCTGCGAGTTCGGAAGGAAGGACGGGACAGGCGTTGCAGGACATTGCCACCGGAAGGCGCGTAACAGGGTAAATGTCCGTAGTCCATTTCGTACTTTTGCCCAGTCAATCGCCGCAGAGTTGGCAGCGCTGCGGTGAGCGATCTGGTGTTGCGCTGGAATGAAAGAAC
This window contains:
- a CDS encoding PDDEXK nuclease domain-containing protein yields the protein MSQLKPADTQDHKIDSLLGELGELIRQARQKVLRAVDTIQVQTCWQIGRHIVNFEQKGAHRAGYGQQLLALLAKDLTGKFGKGFDERNLRYMRSFYQSFPIWNAVRSELSWTHYRRLLRVENEKARLWYMNECADLNWSSRALDRQILTLYYERLLMSQDKAEVAEEATTNIDAMKCNPREFIRDPVMLEFLGLPSAGKVRESGLEQALIDHLQSFLLEIGKGFSFVARQQRISTDGVDLYIDLVFYNYLLKCFVIIDLKRGKLSARDVGQMDMYVRMYDELKRSEGDKPTVGIILSAESNDSVARYSMLKGNEQLFASSYKTILPSEEELRAELNREQALIEERMLIQSSE